In Massilia forsythiae, one DNA window encodes the following:
- a CDS encoding sugar ABC transporter ATP-binding protein: MVDVRNAPAPVLDVAGIHMGFPGVKALSDAGLRLYPGEVHTLMGQNGAGKSTLIKVLTGVYQPDAGSIRLNGAAIQPRSTQHAQELGISTVYQEVNLCPNLSVAENIFIGRYPRRWGMVDWKAMRRQAGELLRRLQIDVDVSRPLADYPLAIQQMVAIARALNTEARVLILDEPTSSLDEAEVQTLFGVLRRLRDEGMAILFVTHFLDQTYAISDRISVMRNGEREGEYACAELSRLALVNKMIGAPADAAFEAQAQTTAADEGAQGEVFLAARGIARKGVLSPVDLQLHRGELLGLAGLLGSGRTETARLLFGADKADAGSIEVGGRQVAFANPRDAIAQGVGFCSEDRKHEGAILPLSVRENLILALQARQGIWRAIPLKRQQQLAGDYVQWLGIKTAGIETPIGSLSGGNQQKVLLARWLATEPNLMILDEPTRGIDVRAKQEIMDYVGKLCRKGMAILFISSELPEVLRVADRMVVMRDRKACGEYRRGELDESSVLRAIAGEGAGDSAQDTMREGA; encoded by the coding sequence ATGGTCGACGTCCGCAATGCACCGGCGCCGGTACTCGACGTCGCCGGCATCCACATGGGCTTCCCCGGCGTCAAGGCGCTGTCGGACGCCGGCCTGCGCCTGTACCCGGGCGAAGTGCACACGCTGATGGGCCAGAACGGCGCCGGCAAATCCACGCTGATCAAGGTGCTCACCGGCGTCTACCAGCCGGACGCCGGCAGCATCCGCCTGAACGGCGCCGCGATCCAGCCGCGCTCGACCCAGCATGCGCAGGAACTCGGCATCAGCACCGTGTATCAGGAAGTGAACCTGTGCCCGAATTTGTCGGTCGCGGAAAACATCTTCATCGGCCGCTATCCGCGCCGTTGGGGCATGGTCGACTGGAAGGCCATGCGCCGCCAGGCCGGTGAATTATTAAGACGCCTGCAGATCGATGTCGACGTGAGCCGGCCGCTGGCGGATTATCCGCTGGCGATCCAGCAGATGGTCGCCATCGCGCGCGCCCTGAATACTGAGGCGCGCGTGCTGATCCTCGACGAACCGACGTCCAGCCTGGACGAGGCCGAGGTGCAGACCCTGTTCGGCGTGCTGCGCCGCCTGCGCGACGAGGGCATGGCGATCCTGTTCGTGACCCATTTCCTGGACCAGACCTACGCCATCTCGGACCGCATCTCGGTGATGCGCAACGGCGAGCGCGAGGGAGAGTATGCCTGCGCCGAACTGTCGCGCCTGGCGCTGGTGAACAAGATGATCGGCGCGCCGGCGGATGCGGCCTTCGAAGCGCAGGCGCAGACCACGGCCGCGGACGAGGGCGCGCAGGGCGAGGTGTTCCTGGCCGCGCGCGGCATCGCGCGCAAGGGCGTCTTGTCGCCGGTCGACCTGCAACTGCACCGCGGCGAGCTGCTCGGCCTGGCCGGCCTGCTCGGTTCCGGCCGCACCGAGACTGCGCGCCTGCTGTTCGGCGCCGACAAGGCCGACGCCGGCAGCATCGAGGTCGGCGGCCGGCAAGTCGCCTTCGCCAATCCGCGCGATGCCATCGCCCAGGGCGTCGGCTTCTGCTCGGAAGACCGCAAGCACGAAGGCGCGATCCTGCCGCTGTCGGTGCGCGAGAACCTGATCCTGGCGCTGCAGGCGCGCCAGGGCATCTGGCGCGCGATTCCGCTGAAGCGCCAGCAGCAGCTGGCCGGCGATTACGTGCAGTGGCTGGGCATCAAGACCGCCGGCATCGAGACGCCGATCGGTTCGCTCTCCGGCGGCAACCAGCAAAAGGTGCTGCTGGCGCGCTGGCTGGCCACCGAGCCGAACCTGATGATCCTCGACGAACCCACGCGCGGCATCGACGTGCGCGCCAAGCAGGAAATCATGGATTACGTCGGCAAGCTGTGCCGCAAGGGCATGGCGATCCTGTTCATTTCGTCCGAGCTGCCGGAAGTGCTGCGCGTGGCCGACCGCATGGTCGTCATGCGCGACCGCAAGGCTTGCGGCGAGTACCGGCGCGGCGAACTCGACGAAAGCTCGGTGCTGCGCGCGATCGCCGGCGAAGGTGCCGGCGACAGCGCGCAAGACACCATGAGGGAGGGCGCATGA
- a CDS encoding arabinan endo-1,5-alpha-L-arabinosidase, with translation MHDPVMAKQGNKYYLFSTGPGITFYSSSDMLHWKPEGRVFPGQPAWAKGAAPTFDDHIWAPDIQYHDGRYLLYYSVSGFGKNTSGIGVTSNATLDPRSPDYRWQDQGMVLQSVPGRDLWNAIDANVVEDERGTGWMSFGSFWSGIKLVKLDPTWTKLAEPQEWHTVARRERPAFTPDEQAGPAEIEGPFIFKKNGWYYLFVSWGKCCQGPNSTYHVVVGRSRAATGPYLDRLGKDMAQGGGSLVIQGDRDWKALGHNSAYTFDGKDWLVLHAYETADKYKQKLKVLEMKWDAQGWPTVEQKDLSRYQSVQLP, from the coding sequence GTGCACGACCCGGTAATGGCCAAGCAGGGCAACAAGTACTACCTGTTCAGCACCGGCCCCGGCATCACCTTCTACAGCTCGTCCGACATGCTGCACTGGAAGCCGGAAGGGCGCGTCTTCCCCGGTCAGCCGGCCTGGGCCAAAGGGGCGGCGCCCACCTTCGACGATCACATCTGGGCGCCGGACATCCAGTACCACGATGGCCGCTACCTGCTGTACTACTCGGTGTCCGGCTTCGGCAAGAACACCTCCGGCATCGGCGTGACCAGCAACGCCACGCTGGATCCGCGCTCGCCCGACTACCGCTGGCAAGACCAGGGCATGGTGCTGCAATCGGTCCCGGGACGCGACCTGTGGAACGCCATCGATGCCAACGTGGTCGAGGACGAGCGGGGCACCGGCTGGATGAGCTTCGGCTCGTTCTGGAGCGGCATCAAGCTGGTCAAGCTCGACCCGACCTGGACGAAGCTGGCAGAACCGCAGGAATGGCACACCGTCGCGCGCCGCGAGCGCCCCGCCTTCACCCCGGACGAGCAGGCCGGCCCGGCCGAGATCGAGGGGCCGTTCATCTTCAAGAAGAACGGCTGGTACTACCTGTTCGTCTCCTGGGGCAAATGCTGCCAGGGGCCGAACAGCACCTACCACGTGGTGGTCGGCCGTTCCCGCGCCGCCACCGGCCCCTATCTCGACCGCCTGGGCAAGGATATGGCCCAGGGCGGCGGCTCGCTCGTCATCCAGGGCGACCGCGACTGGAAAGCGCTCGGCCACAACAGCGCCTACACCTTCGATGGCAAGGACTGGCTGGTGCTGCATGCGTACGAGACGGCCGACAAGTACAAGCAAAAGCTGAAGGTGCTGGAGATGAAATGGGATGCGCAGGGGTGGCCGACGGTAGAGCAGAAGGATTTGAGCCGGTACCAGAGCGTGCAGTTGCCTTAA
- a CDS encoding SDR family NAD(P)-dependent oxidoreductase — MNDLARYPSLRGRRVFVTGGGSGIGEAIVAAFVAQGALVAFVDIMVEASEALVARLAQALPQGATAPLFRHCDITDIAALERTMAELAAQIGDFDVVVNNAANDQRHRIGEVSVDYFDERIAINQRPMFFTVQAALEGMKRRGGGSVINFSSMSFHAKNPDYPIYAATKAAVTGLTRCLARDLGKFNIRVNTVTPGWVMTQRQIDLWLDEAGEAEIKRAQCLPGKLMSEDVASMVLFLAADDSKMCTAQDFVVDAGWT, encoded by the coding sequence ATGAACGATTTGGCCAGGTATCCCAGCCTGCGCGGCAGGCGGGTATTCGTGACGGGCGGCGGCAGCGGGATCGGCGAGGCGATCGTCGCCGCCTTCGTGGCGCAGGGCGCGCTGGTCGCCTTTGTCGACATCATGGTCGAGGCCAGCGAAGCGCTGGTGGCGCGCCTGGCACAGGCGCTGCCGCAGGGCGCCACGGCGCCGTTGTTCCGCCATTGCGACATCACCGACATCGCGGCGCTGGAGCGCACCATGGCGGAACTGGCGGCGCAGATCGGCGACTTCGACGTCGTCGTCAACAACGCCGCCAACGACCAGCGCCACCGCATCGGCGAGGTCAGCGTCGACTACTTCGACGAGCGCATCGCCATCAACCAGCGTCCGATGTTCTTCACCGTGCAGGCGGCGCTCGAAGGCATGAAGCGGCGCGGCGGCGGCTCGGTGATCAACTTCAGCTCGATGTCCTTCCACGCCAAGAACCCGGACTACCCGATCTACGCCGCCACCAAGGCCGCGGTGACCGGCCTGACGCGTTGCCTGGCGCGCGACCTGGGTAAATTCAACATCCGCGTCAACACCGTCACGCCGGGCTGGGTAATGACCCAGCGCCAGATCGATTTGTGGCTGGACGAGGCGGGCGAGGCCGAGATCAAGCGCGCCCAATGCCTGCCGGGCAAGCTGATGTCGGAAGACGTGGCCTCGATGGTGCTGTTCCTGGCGGCGGACGACAGCAAGATGTGCACGGCGCAGGATTTCGTGGTGGATGCGGGGTGGACGTGA
- a CDS encoding ABC transporter substrate-binding protein translates to MTFTRRNFLGAAMLACVASQAFTASTAFAAKPLTIGFSQVGAESEWRSANTASIKDAAKKANVNLKFADAQQQQSNQVKAIRSFIAQRVDVIAFSPVVETGWETVLREAKNAKIPVILTDRAVKVSDPSLYVSFIGSDFVEEGRRAGRWLVDYAKKNPGKQLNIVELQGTTGAAPANDRKKGFAEVIAADPKLKIVRSQTGDFTRAKGKEVMEAFLKSEGKNINVLYAHNDDMAIGAIQAIEEAGLKPGKDIVIVSIDGVRGAFEAMMQGKLNVTIECNPLLGPTLMQTAQAVVAGKPVAQRITVNEGVFPAEVAAKEFPNRKY, encoded by the coding sequence ATGACGTTCACCCGCAGGAATTTCCTGGGCGCAGCCATGCTCGCCTGCGTTGCAAGTCAGGCATTCACCGCCAGCACGGCATTCGCGGCCAAGCCGCTCACCATCGGTTTTTCCCAGGTCGGCGCCGAAAGCGAATGGCGCAGCGCGAATACGGCGTCCATCAAGGACGCCGCCAAAAAGGCCAACGTCAACCTCAAGTTCGCCGACGCCCAGCAGCAGCAATCGAACCAGGTCAAGGCGATCCGCTCCTTCATCGCCCAGCGCGTCGACGTGATCGCCTTTTCGCCGGTGGTCGAAACCGGCTGGGAAACCGTGCTGCGTGAAGCCAAGAATGCAAAAATCCCCGTGATCCTGACCGACCGCGCGGTCAAGGTCAGCGATCCGTCGCTGTACGTCAGCTTCATCGGTTCCGATTTCGTGGAAGAGGGCCGCCGCGCCGGGCGCTGGCTGGTCGATTACGCCAAGAAAAATCCGGGGAAGCAGCTGAACATCGTCGAACTGCAGGGCACCACCGGCGCCGCCCCGGCCAATGACCGCAAGAAGGGGTTCGCGGAAGTCATCGCCGCCGATCCGAAGTTGAAGATCGTCCGCTCGCAGACCGGCGATTTTACGCGCGCCAAGGGCAAGGAAGTGATGGAAGCCTTCCTGAAATCCGAGGGCAAGAACATCAACGTGCTGTACGCGCACAACGACGACATGGCGATCGGCGCCATCCAGGCGATCGAGGAAGCCGGCTTGAAGCCGGGCAAGGACATCGTCATCGTCTCGATCGACGGCGTGCGCGGCGCCTTCGAGGCCATGATGCAGGGCAAGCTGAACGTGACGATCGAGTGCAATCCGCTGCTCGGCCCGACGCTGATGCAGACCGCGCAGGCAGTCGTCGCCGGCAAGCCGGTGGCGCAGCGCATCACGGTCAACGAAGGCGTGTTCCCGGCCGAAGTCGCGGCCAAGGAATTCCCGAACCGCAAGTACTGA
- a CDS encoding glycoside hydrolase family 127 protein, whose amino-acid sequence MTLKRMAALLLLQATTLLGAAHAAELFPLRDVRLGPSPFLDAQATDLNYLMSMDPDRLLAPFLREAGLQPRQPSYGNWESSGLDGHMGGHYLSALALMTASTGDPEVKKRLDYFVAELKRAQQANGDGYLGGIPGGRAAWRDVAAGKLHADNFSVNGKWVPWYNLHKIYAGLRDAWRYAGNGDAKIMLIALSDWALRLTGHLSDEQMQQMLKSEHGGMNEVLADVYEMTGQQKYLDLALKFSHRAILQPLEKGEDKLTGLHANTQIPKVIGFQRIGELSKDPAQGRDMRQAAAFFWQTVVEHRTVAIGGNSVKEHFHDVKDFGPMVDEVEGPETCNTYNMLKLTELLFAASDKAAYADYYERALYNHILASQHPGSGGFVYFTPMRPNHYRVYSQPDQGMWCCVGSGIESHAKYGEFIYAHERDALFVNLFIPSTLDWRARGVKLTQSNNFPDQAGTRIVLDAVGQDGRFALRIRYPAWVAPGKLSVRVNGKPVKVDAAPGSYASIERTWKKGDRIDLELPMTTRLERMPDRSNYYAVLHGPVVLAAKTNPFPSEHLNFLADDSRMGHIASGQVCPLEAAPTFVADSTDFVRRFKPVKGKPLTFTAPPGLVQGGSGASTEFIPFFRLHDARYMVYWQQSTPGDYARMKLDNAAREQERLALDALTIDQVGPGEQQPESDHGFKGEGADAGLNGKRHWRHATAWFSYELKDPQAEARALRLTFARADGGRRFDVVVNGQRVAELVLPTDAAQEFYTRDIALPADLVRAARGKLEVKFVAREGSIAGGLYGLRLLRGEGQGV is encoded by the coding sequence ATGACATTGAAACGGATGGCAGCCCTGCTGCTGCTGCAAGCCACGACCCTGCTCGGCGCCGCCCACGCCGCCGAGCTGTTTCCCCTGCGCGACGTGCGTTTGGGCCCGAGTCCCTTCCTGGACGCCCAGGCCACCGACCTGAACTACCTGATGTCGATGGACCCGGACCGCCTGCTGGCGCCGTTCCTGCGCGAAGCCGGCCTGCAGCCCAGGCAGCCCAGCTACGGCAACTGGGAATCGTCCGGCCTGGACGGCCACATGGGTGGCCACTACCTGTCGGCGCTGGCGCTGATGACGGCATCCACCGGCGACCCCGAGGTAAAAAAACGCCTGGATTATTTCGTGGCCGAGCTGAAACGCGCCCAGCAAGCCAACGGCGACGGCTACCTGGGCGGCATCCCCGGCGGTCGCGCGGCCTGGCGCGACGTCGCCGCCGGCAAGCTCCACGCCGACAATTTCTCCGTCAACGGCAAGTGGGTGCCCTGGTATAACCTGCACAAGATCTACGCCGGCTTGCGCGATGCCTGGCGCTACGCCGGCAACGGGGATGCCAAGATCATGCTGATCGCCTTGTCCGACTGGGCGCTGCGCCTGACCGGCCACCTGAGCGACGAGCAGATGCAGCAGATGCTGAAAAGCGAGCATGGCGGCATGAACGAGGTGCTGGCCGACGTCTACGAGATGACCGGGCAGCAGAAGTACCTGGACCTGGCGCTGAAATTCTCGCACCGGGCCATCCTGCAGCCGCTGGAAAAAGGCGAGGACAAGCTGACCGGGCTGCACGCCAACACCCAGATCCCGAAGGTGATCGGCTTCCAGCGCATCGGCGAACTGTCCAAGGATCCGGCGCAGGGCAGGGACATGCGCCAGGCCGCCGCCTTTTTCTGGCAGACCGTGGTCGAGCACCGCACGGTCGCCATCGGCGGCAACAGCGTCAAGGAGCATTTTCATGATGTGAAGGACTTCGGGCCGATGGTGGACGAGGTCGAGGGGCCGGAGACCTGCAACACCTACAACATGCTCAAGCTGACCGAACTGCTGTTCGCCGCCAGCGACAAGGCCGCTTATGCCGACTACTACGAGCGCGCGCTGTACAACCATATCCTGGCGTCGCAGCATCCGGGCAGCGGCGGCTTCGTCTACTTCACCCCGATGCGTCCGAACCACTATCGCGTGTATTCGCAGCCGGACCAGGGCATGTGGTGCTGCGTCGGCTCCGGCATCGAGAGCCACGCCAAGTACGGCGAATTCATCTACGCGCACGAGCGCGATGCGCTGTTCGTCAACCTGTTCATTCCCTCGACGCTGGACTGGCGCGCGCGCGGCGTCAAGTTGACCCAGTCGAACAATTTTCCCGACCAGGCCGGCACGCGCATCGTGCTGGACGCCGTGGGGCAGGACGGCCGCTTCGCCCTCAGGATTCGTTATCCGGCCTGGGTGGCGCCGGGCAAGCTGAGCGTGCGCGTCAACGGCAAGCCGGTGAAGGTGGACGCCGCGCCGGGGAGTTACGCCAGCATCGAGCGCACCTGGAAAAAGGGCGACCGCATCGACCTCGAGCTGCCGATGACCACGCGCCTGGAGCGCATGCCGGACCGGTCGAATTACTATGCGGTGCTGCACGGCCCGGTGGTGCTGGCGGCCAAGACCAACCCGTTTCCCAGCGAGCACCTGAACTTCCTTGCCGACGATTCGCGCATGGGGCACATCGCTTCCGGCCAGGTGTGCCCGCTGGAGGCGGCGCCGACCTTCGTTGCCGACAGCACGGATTTCGTCAGGCGCTTCAAGCCGGTCAAGGGCAAGCCGCTGACCTTCACCGCGCCGCCGGGGCTGGTGCAGGGCGGGAGCGGCGCGTCCACCGAATTCATTCCCTTCTTCCGCCTGCACGATGCGCGCTACATGGTCTACTGGCAGCAGTCGACGCCGGGCGACTATGCGCGCATGAAGCTGGACAACGCGGCGCGCGAACAGGAACGCCTGGCGCTGGACGCGCTCACCATCGACCAGGTCGGGCCGGGCGAACAGCAGCCGGAATCCGACCACGGCTTCAAGGGAGAAGGGGCGGACGCCGGCCTGAACGGCAAGCGCCACTGGCGCCACGCGACCGCCTGGTTCAGCTACGAGCTGAAGGACCCGCAGGCCGAAGCCAGGGCGCTGCGCCTGACCTTCGCGCGCGCGGATGGCGGCCGCCGCTTCGACGTAGTGGTGAACGGCCAGCGCGTTGCCGAACTCGTGCTGCCGACCGACGCGGCGCAGGAATTCTATACGCGCGACATCGCCTTGCCGGCGGATCTGGTGCGGGCGGCGCGCGGCAAGCTGGAAGTGAAATTTGTGGCCAGGGAAGGGTCGATCGCGGGCGGCTTGTACGGCTTGCGGCTGTTGCGTGGCGAAGGGCAGGGCGTCTAG
- a CDS encoding glycoside hydrolase family 97 protein yields the protein MNKPNLALIPAALALVAPLAAATSPAGMGWAPLLSPDRHISVAVRIALDKTLEYTVARDGKPVILPSRLGLRLEGADLEHGLALAGVSSVQPIAEDYELATAKKRHISYRANQQVVTVRNARGQSMDVAFRVSNDGVALRYLVREPDMATKRFVAEATSFRFDTAAKAWLQPMSVAQTGWSNTNPSYEEHYRYEIPVGTPSPLPSGWVFPALFKSGDTWVALTEAGMDGSWHAACLQADAKGGIYRIGTPMAAEVVPGGALLAESRGTLTSPWRVIALGSLATLVESTLGTDLALPAIAFDKNKVAPGHASWSWALLKDDGTVFDVQKKFIDYAADMRWDYTLVDADWDRKIGYDKLGELARYAASKNVGLLAWYNSSGDWNKTEYSPKSKLLTHEQRVAEFARLAGMGVKGVKIDFFGGDGQSMIRYYVDILNDAAAAGLLVNFHGATLPRGWSRTYPNLMTMEAVRGLEFTTFEQQDQDAVARHASVLPFARNLFDPMDFTPMVFGDIPKIRRATRNGFELAESVLFLSGIQHFAETPEGMATAPGYVKEFLRTLPRSWDDVKFVAGYPGRHAVIARRAGDAWYVAGINGDDKDATLDLDLAFLAGREGQLIGDGAGEREFRNATIRGGAQRMTIKAHGGFVAVFK from the coding sequence ATGAACAAACCGAACCTGGCCCTGATCCCCGCCGCGCTCGCCCTGGTCGCGCCGCTTGCCGCCGCCACCTCGCCCGCCGGTATGGGCTGGGCGCCCCTGCTCAGCCCCGACCGCCACATCAGCGTCGCCGTCCGCATCGCGCTCGATAAAACGCTGGAATACACGGTCGCGCGCGACGGCAAGCCGGTGATCCTGCCGTCCCGCCTCGGCCTGCGCCTCGAAGGCGCCGACCTCGAACACGGCCTGGCGCTGGCCGGCGTCTCCAGCGTGCAGCCGATCGCCGAAGACTACGAACTGGCCACCGCCAAGAAACGGCATATCAGCTACCGCGCCAACCAGCAGGTCGTCACGGTACGCAACGCCAGGGGCCAGTCGATGGACGTGGCATTCCGCGTTTCCAACGACGGCGTCGCGCTGCGCTACCTGGTGCGCGAACCGGACATGGCCACCAAGCGCTTCGTGGCCGAAGCCACCAGCTTCCGCTTCGACACGGCGGCCAAAGCCTGGCTGCAGCCGATGTCGGTCGCCCAGACCGGCTGGAGCAACACCAATCCCTCGTACGAGGAGCACTACCGCTACGAGATTCCGGTCGGCACGCCGTCGCCGCTGCCGTCGGGCTGGGTGTTCCCGGCGCTGTTCAAGAGCGGCGACACCTGGGTGGCGCTGACCGAAGCCGGCATGGACGGCAGCTGGCACGCCGCGTGCCTGCAGGCCGATGCCAAAGGCGGCATCTATCGAATCGGCACGCCGATGGCGGCCGAGGTGGTGCCCGGCGGCGCGCTGCTGGCCGAGAGCCGCGGCACCTTGACCTCGCCGTGGCGCGTGATCGCGCTGGGCAGCCTGGCGACGCTGGTGGAGTCCACGCTCGGCACCGACCTGGCGCTGCCGGCGATCGCCTTCGACAAGAACAAGGTCGCACCCGGCCACGCGTCCTGGAGCTGGGCGCTGCTGAAGGACGACGGCACCGTGTTCGACGTGCAGAAGAAGTTCATCGACTACGCCGCCGACATGCGCTGGGACTACACGCTGGTCGACGCCGACTGGGACCGCAAGATCGGCTACGACAAGCTGGGCGAACTGGCGCGCTACGCGGCGTCGAAGAACGTCGGCCTGCTGGCCTGGTACAACTCGTCGGGCGACTGGAACAAGACCGAATATTCGCCCAAGTCGAAGCTGCTGACGCACGAGCAGCGCGTGGCCGAGTTCGCGCGCCTGGCCGGGATGGGCGTCAAGGGCGTCAAGATCGATTTCTTCGGCGGCGACGGCCAGTCGATGATCCGCTACTACGTCGACATTCTGAACGACGCCGCCGCGGCCGGCCTGCTGGTGAACTTCCACGGCGCCACGCTGCCGCGCGGCTGGAGCCGCACCTATCCGAACCTGATGACGATGGAAGCGGTGCGCGGCCTGGAATTCACCACCTTCGAGCAGCAGGACCAGGACGCGGTGGCGCGCCACGCTAGCGTGCTGCCGTTTGCGCGCAACCTGTTCGATCCGATGGATTTCACGCCGATGGTGTTCGGCGACATCCCGAAGATCCGGCGCGCCACCCGCAACGGCTTCGAACTGGCGGAGTCGGTGCTGTTCTTGTCCGGCATCCAGCATTTCGCCGAGACGCCGGAAGGCATGGCGACGGCGCCCGGCTACGTCAAGGAGTTCCTGCGCACCTTGCCGCGCAGCTGGGACGACGTGAAATTCGTGGCCGGCTATCCGGGCCGCCACGCCGTGATCGCGCGCCGCGCCGGCGACGCCTGGTACGTGGCCGGCATCAACGGCGACGACAAGGATGCCACGCTGGATCTCGATCTCGCCTTCCTGGCCGGCAGGGAAGGGCAGCTGATCGGGGATGGCGCCGGCGAGCGCGAGTTCCGCAATGCCACGATCCGCGGCGGCGCCCAACGGATGACGATCAAGGCGCACGGCGGCTTCGTCGCTGTATTCAAATAA
- a CDS encoding alpha-N-arabinofuranosidase: MNVFKPTALAFGILAMLSASAFAQVSISIDTAKPGAVINKNVYGQFAEHLGTGIYEGLWVGPESKIPNTKGWRNDVVGALKELHVPLVRWPGGCFADEYHWRDGIGARKNRPVKVNTNWGGVPESNAVGTHEFFDLVEMLGADAYVNGNLGTGTPQESAEWVEYMTSTGKSTLAELRAKNGHPQPFKVAYFAIGNEAWGCGGNMKPAYYANLYNHYATFIKAPKDVRPKLIASGGNDYDTTWTDTLSKETRDTDGISFHYYTLPTDKWDKKGAAVGFPESEWYSTVSNTLRMEEHIKRNVAVLDKNDPQKKIGFYVDEWGTWYDVEAGTNPGFLFQRNTLRDAVVAALNFNIFHAHADRVRMTNIAQMVNVLQAMIITDKDKMLLTPTYHAYKMYVPFQDATSLPVTLSNNTTYGVNGRGVPGISASAARARDGKVYVALVNTNPHDATDVTLDLPGRGVSSVRGQVLTADAMDAHNTFDKPQAIKPAPFSASAAGGKMTIKVPAKAVMVVSVEG, translated from the coding sequence ATGAACGTATTCAAACCCACCGCCCTCGCATTCGGCATCCTGGCGATGCTGTCGGCGTCCGCCTTCGCCCAGGTCAGCATATCCATCGATACGGCCAAGCCCGGCGCCGTGATCAACAAGAACGTCTACGGCCAGTTCGCCGAGCACCTCGGCACCGGCATCTACGAAGGGCTGTGGGTCGGTCCGGAATCGAAGATCCCGAACACCAAGGGCTGGCGCAACGACGTGGTCGGCGCATTGAAGGAACTGCACGTGCCGCTGGTGCGCTGGCCGGGCGGCTGCTTCGCCGACGAATACCACTGGCGCGACGGCATCGGCGCGCGCAAGAACCGGCCGGTGAAGGTCAACACCAACTGGGGCGGCGTCCCGGAAAGCAATGCGGTCGGCACCCACGAATTCTTCGACCTGGTCGAGATGCTGGGCGCGGACGCCTACGTCAACGGCAACCTCGGCACCGGCACCCCGCAGGAATCGGCCGAGTGGGTCGAGTACATGACCTCCACCGGCAAGTCGACCCTGGCCGAGCTGCGCGCCAAGAACGGCCACCCGCAGCCGTTCAAGGTCGCCTATTTCGCCATCGGCAACGAAGCCTGGGGTTGCGGCGGCAACATGAAGCCGGCCTACTACGCCAACCTGTACAACCACTATGCCACCTTCATCAAGGCGCCCAAGGACGTGCGGCCGAAGCTGATCGCCAGCGGCGGCAACGACTACGACACCACCTGGACCGATACCCTCAGCAAGGAAACGCGCGACACCGACGGCATCAGCTTCCACTACTACACGCTGCCGACCGACAAATGGGACAAGAAGGGCGCCGCGGTCGGCTTCCCGGAAAGCGAGTGGTACTCGACCGTGTCGAACACGCTGCGCATGGAAGAACACATCAAGCGCAACGTCGCGGTCCTCGACAAGAACGACCCGCAGAAGAAGATCGGCTTCTACGTCGACGAATGGGGCACCTGGTACGACGTCGAGGCGGGCACCAACCCGGGTTTCCTGTTCCAGCGGAACACCCTGCGCGACGCCGTCGTGGCCGCGCTCAACTTCAACATCTTCCATGCCCACGCCGACCGCGTGCGCATGACCAACATCGCGCAGATGGTCAACGTGCTGCAGGCCATGATCATCACCGACAAGGACAAGATGCTGCTGACGCCGACCTACCACGCCTACAAGATGTACGTGCCGTTCCAGGACGCCACCTCGCTGCCGGTGACCCTGTCCAACAACACCACCTACGGCGTGAATGGCCGCGGCGTGCCGGGCATCAGCGCCTCGGCCGCGCGCGCCAGGGATGGCAAGGTGTATGTCGCCCTGGTGAATACCAATCCGCATGACGCCACCGACGTGACCCTCGACCTGCCGGGCCGGGGCGTCTCCTCGGTGCGCGGCCAGGTGCTCACCGCCGACGCCATGGACGCCCACAACACCTTCGACAAGCCGCAGGCGATCAAGCCGGCGCCGTTCAGCGCCAGCGCCGCCGGCGGCAAGATGACGATCAAGGTGCCGGCCAAGGCGGTGATGGTCGTGTCGGTGGAAGGCTGA